A segment of the Bacteroidetes Order II. bacterium genome:
ACGAGAGCCAGAGAAATATGGCAAAACCACCTTGAAAGACATCGAGGCGGAACTCAGGATGAATTTCCCAGAAGCAACATTTGCCTTTTTTCAGAGCAATCACGAAGGCGAACTGATAGATCGGTTACATCAGGCACACCGCGAGCAGGTGGAAGGCGTGGCCTTTAATCCGGGGGGCTATACCCATACGTCCGTAGCCTTGCGTGATGCCATCGCCGCCATACGTCCGGTGGTGGTAGAGGTACATATTTCCAATGTTCATGCCCGTGAGCCTTTTCGCCATACCTCGATGCTGGCCCCTGTTTGTGCAGGACAAATTGCAGGCTTGGGTACGTTTGGCTATCACTTAGCCGTTCAATACCTGATCAGGGCAAACCGCCAGGTTCATGAAAAAAATAAATAGAAACGTTTTTCTGTTCACCTACGGAGATCAAGGCACGGTTTTGGGTGTCTAATAGATCACCTAAACATCATCCTGATATCATGAAACAAACCATTTTTTATGTTGTCGCCCCGCTGTGGTTTTTGGGTTTGCTCTCCGCAGGCCGTACTTGTGCCCAAAACCCGCCCGAACCACAATCCCTCACACGTCCTGTGGTGGCGGATACCACCCTCCGGTGGAAATCTTTTCCAGATGCCGTGGCCGAGGCAGAAGCCACCGATAAAAAACTCTTGATCTTTGTCTATACCGATTGGTGCGGCTGGTGTCGAAAGTTTCAGCGCGAGGTTTATACCGACCCCGCCGTGCGCCAATACCTGAATGAAACCTATGCCATCACCCGTGTAAATGCCGAGGGTACACAATCCCTCTCTTTTAAAAATATGACCTTTACAGAGTCGGAACTGGCACTTTCACTACAAGTACGGGGTTTTCCAACCCATGTTTTTATGGCGCCGGGACGGGAGAAACTGCAATACCTCTATGCCATGCCTGGTTTTATGCCTTCGGATAAATTTGGCAAAACCCTTCGATACTTCGGGGAGAACCACTTCGAGAATACTTCTTTAGATGCGTATCTGGGTAATTCTGAATGAGAAAATGCTGTACAGGCAACAAAGGGTATGGTTGGAGGTGGCGAAGACACCAGTAACTCC
Coding sequences within it:
- the aroQ gene encoding type II 3-dehydroquinate dehydratase, producing the protein MRILVLNGPNLNLLGEREPEKYGKTTLKDIEAELRMNFPEATFAFFQSNHEGELIDRLHQAHREQVEGVAFNPGGYTHTSVALRDAIAAIRPVVVEVHISNVHAREPFRHTSMLAPVCAGQIAGLGTFGYHLAVQYLIRANRQVHEKNK
- a CDS encoding thioredoxin fold domain-containing protein, which produces MKQTIFYVVAPLWFLGLLSAGRTCAQNPPEPQSLTRPVVADTTLRWKSFPDAVAEAEATDKKLLIFVYTDWCGWCRKFQREVYTDPAVRQYLNETYAITRVNAEGTQSLSFKNMTFTESELALSLQVRGFPTHVFMAPGREKLQYLYAMPGFMPSDKFGKTLRYFGENHFENTSLDAYLGNSE